In the Gopherus flavomarginatus isolate rGopFla2 chromosome 6, rGopFla2.mat.asm, whole genome shotgun sequence genome, one interval contains:
- the LOC127054202 gene encoding LOW QUALITY PROTEIN: zona pellucida sperm-binding protein 4-like (The sequence of the model RefSeq protein was modified relative to this genomic sequence to represent the inferred CDS: substituted 1 base at 1 genomic stop codon), whose protein sequence is MAGVWWGLPVGVVCFWLLYYSFALGALGDPRGLVCGQRSLQFMLPPGQAGVESLALTAWGKQPGRQHALQNDSSCGVWISWAADGSRIVGASYASCFVSEWDGDYLMVVGIEGMAAGGHRALREEKVLRCPRSLPALDAPSPSVCAAIQSQDRLPCASPPITQGDCEEQGCCYNPSDRVKPCYYGNTVTAQCTPDGQFSLAVSRAVTLPPLILDTVRLASGRGAGCVPVEQNNAFVLFWFPLSACGTTFQMAGDQGVYENELVASRDVRTWSLGSITRDSTFRLHVRCSYSISGNFLPLSVQVFTLPPPPAVSQPGPLMLKLRIATEQNYGSYYTDQDYPVVKVLRDPIYVEVWILQRTDPDLVLVLQHCWATPSTNPXQQPQWPILVDGCPYAGDNYRTQLVPVGAASGLQFPSHHQRFIISTFTFVESASQRALTGPVYLHCSASVCLPSRLESCTISCHAGGRGRRRSEHHPGTGLSPITSRGPVFLLQDGVEKNDAVQSFRLPMTAGAPGVLAVAGVALAGALFMILVSAM, encoded by the exons ATggctggggtgtggtgggggcttCCTGTGGGAGTGGTGTGCTTTTGGCTGCTGTACTACTCCTTTGctctgggagccctgggggatCCTAGGGGGCTGGTCTGTGGCCAGAGAAGCCTGCAGTTCATGCTgcctcctggccaggctggggTGGAGTCCCTGGCACTAACTGCTTGGGGTAA ACAACCTGGGAGGCAGCATGCTCTGCAGAATGACTCCAGCTGTGGGGTCTGGATCTCCTGGGCTGCAGATGGCTCCAGGATAGTGGGTGCCTCCTATGCCAGCTGTTTTGTCTCAGAATGG GATGGTGATTACCTGATGGTGGTTGGCATTGAGGGGATGGCTGCTGGTGGGCACAGGGCCCTACGTGAGGAGAAGGTGCTCAGGTGTCCCAGGAGCCTGCCAG CCCTGGATGCTCCAAGCCCCAGTGTCTGTGCTGCCATCCAGAGCCAGGACAGGCTGCCCTGTGCCTCCCCACCCATCACCCAGGGAGACTGTGAGGAACAAGGCTGTTGCTACAACCCCAGTGATAGGGTGAAGCCTTGTTACTATGGCAATACAG TGACAGCACAGTGCACTCCAGATGGCCAGTTCTCCCTCGCAGTCTCTCGGGCTGTGACTCTGCCTCCCCTGATCCTGGACACGGTGCGTCTGGCCAGTGGGCGCGGAGCTGGCTGTGTCCCTGTGGAGCAGAACAATGCCTTTGTCCTGTTCTGGTTCCcactctctgcctgtggcaccacTTTCCAG ATGGCTGGAGACCAGGGTGTGTATGAGAATGAGCTGGTGGCATCCAGGGATGTGAGAacctggagtctgggctccatCACCCGGGACAGCACTTTCAG GTTACATGTCCGCTGCAGCTACTCTATCAGTGGGAACTTCCTCCCCTTGAGTGTCCAGGTCTTcactctgcccccgccccctgctgTGTCCCAGCCTGGCCCCCTGATGCTGAAGCTACGCATTGCCACAG AGCAGAATTATGGCTCCTACTACACAGATCAAGATTACCCTGTGGTGAAGGTTCTGCGGGATCCTATATATGTGGAGGTCTGGATCCTGCAGAGAACTGACCCAGATCTGGTTCTGGTCCTGCAACACTGctgggccaccccaagcaccaaccCTTAGCAGCAGCCGCAGTGGCCTATCCTGGTGGATGG GTGCCCGTATGCAGGAGATAACTACCGCACCCAGCTGGTGCCTGTGGGAGCCGCCTCAGGGCTACAGTTCCCATCTCACCACCAGCGCTTCATCATCAGCACCTTCACCTTCGTGGAGTCTGCCTCCCAGCGGGCACTCACAGGGCCG GTGTACCTGCACTGCAGTGCCTCTGTGTGCTTGCCCTCCAGGCTGGAGTCCTGCACCATCTCCTGCCATGCTGGAGGCA GGGGTAGAAGGCGCTCTGAGCATcacccagggactggcctttCCCCCATCACCAGCAGGGGGCCTGTGTTTCTTCTCCAGGATGGTGTAGAAAAGAATGATGCTGTGCAGAGCTTTC GACTGCCCATGACTGCTGGAGCACCCGGGGTGCTAGCTGTTGCTGGTGTAGCACTTGCAGGAGCCCTGTTCATGATACTTGTCTCTGCGATGTAG
- the BLOC1S2 gene encoding biogenesis of lysosome-related organelles complex 1 subunit 2: MATAAAAEGPPEARVQVAKQDPAVETAEEAKEPAEADINELCKDMFNKMATYLTGELTATSEDYKLLENMNKLTSLKYLEMKDIAVNISRNLKDLNQKYAGLQPYLEQINLIEEQVAALEQAAYKLDAYSKKLEAKYKKLEKR, encoded by the exons ATGGCAACCGCCGCCGCTGCCGAGGGTCCGCCGGAGGCCCGGGTGCAAGTAGCCAAAC AGGATCCTGCTGTGGAGACAGCGGAGGAAGCTAAGGAACCAGCTGAAGCAGATATCAATGAGCTTTGTAAGGATATGTTTAACAAAATGGCCACTTACTTAACAGGTGAACTGACAG CCACCAGTGAAGACTACAAACTCCTGGAAAACATGAACAAGCTGACTAGCTTGAAATATCTGGAAATGAAAGATATTGCTGTAAACATTAGTCGAAACCTGAAGGACCTAAATCAAAAAT ATGCTGGTCTTCAGCCGTATCTGGAACAAATCAACTTAATTGAAGAACAAGTGGCAGCTCTTGAGCAGGCAGCCTACAAGCTGGATGCCTATTCGAAAAAGCTTG AAGCAAAGTACAAAAAACTGGAGAAACGATGA